Proteins co-encoded in one Paraburkholderia edwinii genomic window:
- a CDS encoding glutathione S-transferase family protein translates to MIKFFYHPSPNPAKVALFLEEAELPYEMVPVDTRKGEQHTDAFRSVNPNGKTPALVDGDAVIFDSNAILLYLAEKTGRFLPANEPAARGDMYSWLMFVATGVGPYSGQCVHFRHFAPEPKTYAVNRYDFEAWRHWNIINDRLSQRRYMLGDTYTLVDMAVWGWAGVVPFLTGDPEAWEKLPHLKRLFDEINARPAAQRATALRTRHAFKTEMDEAARREMFPQNARLDATAS, encoded by the coding sequence ATGATCAAATTTTTCTACCACCCGTCGCCGAATCCCGCGAAGGTCGCGCTCTTTCTTGAAGAGGCGGAATTGCCGTACGAAATGGTGCCGGTCGACACCCGCAAGGGCGAACAGCACACCGATGCGTTCCGATCCGTCAACCCGAACGGAAAGACGCCCGCGCTCGTCGATGGCGACGCCGTGATTTTTGACAGCAATGCCATTCTTCTCTATCTCGCGGAAAAGACGGGACGGTTTCTCCCCGCGAACGAGCCTGCCGCGCGCGGCGACATGTACTCATGGCTGATGTTCGTCGCAACCGGCGTGGGTCCGTACTCGGGACAATGCGTGCACTTCAGGCATTTCGCCCCGGAGCCGAAGACCTATGCGGTCAATCGATATGACTTTGAGGCATGGCGGCACTGGAACATCATTAACGATCGCCTCTCGCAACGCCGCTACATGCTCGGTGACACCTACACGCTCGTGGATATGGCGGTGTGGGGATGGGCCGGCGTCGTGCCTTTCCTGACGGGAGACCCCGAAGCGTGGGAGAAGCTGCCCCATCTGAAGCGTCTGTTCGATGAGATCAACGCGCGACCGGCCGCGCAACGCGCCACGGCATTGAGAACGCGCCACGCTTTCAAGACCGAAATGGATGAAGCCGCGCGCCGCGAGATGTTTCCGCAAAACGCGCGACTTGATGCTACGGCTTCGTAG
- a CDS encoding AraC family transcriptional regulator translates to MIDRLSSLLNRFELRARVFRGGGLSGTESFEGGGEECHLHLVRGGSMVLTSTTLGRHVIVTPGAVFLRHPRSYRLDSGEGDTAEVISAAFELGLGDENPLLRSLPGILSIPFTCVPSLEAVQEALFAEYDARACGYAAVVDRLAEVLVIQLLRFAIRRQLVESGSLAGLADTRLAKALTAMHADPSQEWTLELMARMAGMSRSRFAAAFTDTVGMPPGEYLAQWRIGLAKRLLRRGFALKLVALEVGYGSASALTRAFTHGVGLTPTQWLAGQRELLADSQVG, encoded by the coding sequence ATGATCGATCGCCTGTCCAGTTTGCTAAACCGCTTCGAATTGCGTGCGCGCGTTTTTCGTGGCGGCGGCCTGAGCGGGACGGAAAGCTTCGAAGGGGGCGGCGAGGAATGCCATCTGCATCTCGTGCGCGGCGGCTCGATGGTATTGACGAGCACGACGCTAGGCCGGCACGTTATCGTGACACCTGGCGCGGTCTTCTTGCGGCATCCGCGTTCGTACCGGCTCGATTCCGGCGAGGGCGACACCGCTGAAGTGATTTCCGCCGCTTTCGAGTTGGGACTCGGAGACGAAAACCCGCTGCTGCGCAGTTTGCCCGGGATTCTTTCGATTCCATTTACCTGCGTGCCCTCGCTCGAAGCCGTGCAGGAGGCGCTATTCGCCGAATACGACGCGCGCGCGTGCGGCTACGCGGCGGTCGTCGACAGACTGGCCGAGGTGCTGGTAATTCAACTACTTCGCTTTGCTATCCGGCGCCAGCTCGTCGAGAGCGGCTCGCTCGCCGGCTTGGCTGATACGCGGCTTGCCAAAGCGCTGACCGCGATGCATGCGGATCCGTCGCAGGAGTGGACGCTGGAACTCATGGCCAGAATGGCGGGGATGTCCCGCTCGCGCTTCGCAGCGGCGTTCACGGACACCGTGGGGATGCCGCCTGGTGAATACCTCGCGCAATGGCGTATCGGGTTGGCCAAGAGGTTGTTGCGGCGGGGGTTCGCGCTGAAGCTGGTGGCGCTCGAGGTAGGTTACGGCAGTGCTAGTGCGCTGACGCGGGCGTTCACGCATGGGGTGGGGCTTACGCCGACGCAATGGTTGGCTGGGCAGCGGGAATTATTGGCCGACAGTCAGGTGGGATAA
- a CDS encoding YdcF family protein, whose protein sequence is MKLLKWVACAWLLISITVAATGMLSRTRASDVAIVLGNTVDEDGIPAPSLAARLSRAKQCYEDRECKMIFVSGGTGLSGVNEATSMHAWLLRNGVPADKIVVDADGNNTWATARHASEWMRAHGHSSAMVVTQYFHVPRAMLAMKRFGVAEVSGGYPLFWQVRDVYSVLREAPAFVWYAVRPCG, encoded by the coding sequence TTGAAGCTTTTAAAGTGGGTAGCATGCGCATGGCTATTGATCAGCATCACAGTCGCCGCTACAGGCATGCTGTCTCGCACGCGCGCTTCAGATGTCGCGATCGTCTTGGGAAACACGGTTGACGAAGACGGCATTCCAGCCCCAAGCCTGGCGGCAAGATTGAGCCGCGCGAAACAATGCTACGAAGACCGCGAATGCAAAATGATCTTCGTGAGCGGCGGCACCGGTTTATCTGGCGTAAACGAAGCCACATCGATGCACGCATGGCTTTTGCGCAACGGCGTGCCGGCGGACAAAATCGTTGTCGATGCAGACGGAAACAACACGTGGGCAACAGCACGTCACGCGAGCGAATGGATGCGAGCCCATGGCCATTCGAGCGCTATGGTGGTGACACAGTATTTCCACGTGCCGCGTGCCATGTTGGCGATGAAGCGTTTTGGTGTTGCAGAGGTCAGCGGCGGCTATCCGCTATTTTGGCAAGTTCGCGACGTCTACTCCGTCTTACGTGAAGCTCCCGCGTTCGTGTGGTACGCGGTGCGCCCATGCGGGTGA
- a CDS encoding PAAR domain-containing protein, whose protein sequence is MQRYFLRRGDKSSAGGVVLEGEDRYMYFDRAMTYIGAKVHCPTCKTDGTIAAKGPRWRSSIFGKEQALEGDICLCKCNPSPVMIASQRKGCQEFSASQLAAFETHRAGAGETPASRDGDELEQYFEIVDAQTEKPIDGMTYKLSNNGQTVIYDAPLVDGKTQAVLVKHHPNLLFVAWYQGSVR, encoded by the coding sequence GTGCAGCGATATTTTTTGAGGAGGGGCGACAAATCCTCGGCGGGTGGTGTCGTTCTTGAAGGAGAGGATCGTTACATGTATTTTGACCGCGCTATGACCTATATCGGCGCGAAGGTTCACTGCCCGACCTGCAAAACGGATGGGACAATCGCAGCGAAGGGGCCACGCTGGCGCAGCAGCATCTTCGGAAAAGAACAGGCGCTTGAGGGTGACATCTGCCTGTGCAAGTGCAACCCGTCGCCCGTCATGATTGCGTCGCAGAGAAAAGGCTGCCAAGAGTTCAGCGCGAGTCAGCTGGCTGCGTTCGAAACGCATCGTGCTGGTGCAGGCGAGACCCCTGCATCGCGTGACGGCGATGAGCTCGAGCAGTACTTCGAAATCGTGGATGCACAAACTGAGAAGCCAATCGACGGCATGACGTACAAGCTCTCGAACAATGGGCAGACCGTCATTTACGATGCGCCCCTTGTGGACGGAAAAACACAAGCCGTTCTGGTGAAGCATCATCCGAATCTGCTTTTTGTGGCTTGGTACCAAGGGAGTGTGCGATGA
- a CDS encoding lysozyme inhibitor LprI family protein has translation MRPIDLLLSLLGLVMSSTVHPATVYLGEFDYTQFQPSAEYFSGHTDSEIARLCTSDQHASNDDLAQCAHRQFERADARLGSREMAASTLIIRNDEALKGNNQEPLAMSYLSKSHAAWMQYRDNQCYAEVYMLGEASDRYTRFWLCMTDITSVRTKELESILQN, from the coding sequence ATGCGGCCTATTGACCTTTTGCTTTCTTTGCTCGGTCTCGTCATGTCGAGCACGGTGCATCCGGCGACCGTCTATTTGGGCGAGTTCGACTATACGCAGTTTCAGCCATCGGCCGAGTACTTTTCGGGGCACACGGACAGCGAAATTGCACGTCTCTGCACGTCCGACCAACACGCATCGAACGACGATTTGGCGCAATGCGCTCATCGGCAATTCGAACGCGCGGACGCACGACTGGGTAGCAGGGAGATGGCCGCATCAACATTGATCATCCGTAACGACGAAGCGCTCAAAGGCAACAATCAGGAACCCTTGGCGATGTCGTACCTTTCGAAGTCTCACGCTGCATGGATGCAGTACCGCGATAACCAGTGCTACGCCGAAGTTTATATGCTTGGCGAGGCATCCGATCGGTACACGCGCTTTTGGCTATGTATGACTGACATCACAAGCGTACGTACTAAAGAGCTTGAGTCGATCCTTCAAAACTAG
- a CDS encoding SymE family type I addiction module toxin, with the protein MSGRWLEKAGFEIGSKIRVEVERGKLTITPA; encoded by the coding sequence ATGTCGGGGCGATGGCTGGAGAAGGCGGGGTTTGAGATTGGTAGCAAGATTCGGGTAGAGGTGGAGAGAGGGAAGCTCACTATCACGCCTGCCTGA
- the hsdR gene encoding type I restriction-modification system endonuclease: MNFGFLGPHNKQLVTLGGLAESYFPSDPSTAIVKLRQFAELMAKLVAAHHAVYRDERETFEETLRRLSYDRLIPKEAADIFHALRKAGNSAVHEATGDHSTALTALKFAWSLGIWFHRTYGRAANFRSGAFVPPRQPVDATVALREEIEKLKQRVVETEGDAARARLEVEEQAHAREAVEERLAREAEERAAWEKIAQDIDAEKAEVTSRLAALQAEAETAPRAEAAQLVERGEKAAVKIDLDEAETRALIDQQLRDRGWEVDTRDLRYSNGVRPAKGRNLAIAEWPTANGPADYALFAGTTLVGVVEAKRRRKNVSAAIDQAERYSTGIKDSADFSHAGGPWGEHKVPFVFSANGRSYLKQIETESGIWFRDTRRAANHRRALVDWPTPEGLTGQLEVDQDAADAALQAQPFEFGFPLRHYQESAIRSIEAALSAEQRAVLVAMATGTGKTKLAIAMLYRLLSAKRFRRICFVVDRSALGDQTEGEFSTTKVVSGKTFSEIFGLKGLGDVTPDVETKVHICTIQGLVKRVLFAADAASVPPVDQYDLMVIDECHRGYLLDREMSDAELSFRGQDDYISKYRRVLDYFDAVKIGLTATPALHTTDIFGDPVFTYSYREAVVDGFLIDHEPPIRIETALARAGIKFEKNEELERLNTRTGEVDLAHAPDEIRFEVEAFNRQVITPEFNRVVAEELTRHIDPALPGKTLIFAATDAHADMVVSAIKTAFAEAYGDIDDAAVKKITGSVDKVKNWIRSFRNDANPQIVVTVDLLTTGIDVPKITNLVFLRRVNSRILYEQMIGRATRQCPEIGKEVFRIFDAVDLYPHLQNMTDMKPVVVNPSISFAQLVREMTEAESDEQRDAIREQLAVKLRRRIKKLTDEARQQFEAEAGETPEAMLQRVVSGDAPGLAAWLKDRAAIGPILDLQGDGDNPVYVPISRHADRVVDVSRGYGSAAKPEDFLDSFAAFVRDNINTIAALKLVVQRPRDLTRADLKALRLALDSKGFSDANLRRAWADARNEEIAASVIGFVRQAALGDALIPYEDRVRDAMRAIMASRAWTDPQKRWLKRIGEQIEKEIVVDRAAIDKEPFIADGGFNRLNKVFGGELESILAGINEELWKKTA; encoded by the coding sequence TTGAACTTCGGTTTCTTGGGACCGCACAATAAGCAATTAGTGACCCTCGGTGGCCTTGCGGAGAGCTATTTCCCTAGCGATCCCTCTACAGCGATCGTCAAGCTACGCCAGTTTGCTGAATTGATGGCGAAGCTTGTCGCTGCCCATCACGCTGTTTATCGTGATGAGCGTGAAACATTCGAAGAAACTCTGCGGCGCCTGTCATATGACCGCCTGATACCGAAGGAAGCCGCTGATATTTTTCATGCGCTGCGGAAGGCCGGCAACAGCGCGGTGCATGAAGCAACGGGCGACCACTCTACTGCTCTTACGGCGCTGAAGTTCGCTTGGTCGCTCGGCATCTGGTTTCATCGGACCTATGGCCGCGCTGCGAACTTTCGGTCAGGTGCCTTTGTTCCGCCGCGCCAGCCCGTCGATGCGACGGTTGCGCTGCGCGAAGAGATTGAAAAGCTCAAGCAAAGAGTAGTGGAAACTGAGGGCGATGCGGCTCGCGCTCGCCTTGAAGTCGAGGAACAGGCTCACGCGCGTGAGGCGGTAGAAGAGAGATTGGCGCGCGAGGCTGAGGAGCGTGCCGCTTGGGAGAAGATCGCCCAGGACATTGATGCCGAGAAGGCAGAGGTCACAAGCAGGCTCGCCGCACTTCAAGCCGAGGCGGAAACCGCCCCTCGCGCTGAGGCTGCTCAATTGGTGGAGCGGGGTGAAAAGGCTGCGGTAAAGATCGACCTCGACGAGGCGGAAACTCGCGCGCTTATAGACCAGCAATTGCGCGACCGCGGATGGGAGGTCGATACCCGTGACCTTCGATACAGCAACGGTGTTCGCCCAGCCAAAGGCCGTAATCTCGCCATCGCTGAATGGCCAACCGCAAATGGCCCCGCTGATTACGCCTTGTTTGCCGGTACCACCCTAGTCGGCGTCGTGGAGGCGAAGCGGCGGCGGAAGAACGTGTCCGCTGCGATCGACCAGGCTGAGCGCTATTCGACCGGTATCAAGGACAGCGCCGATTTCAGTCATGCCGGTGGCCCTTGGGGTGAGCACAAGGTGCCATTTGTGTTCAGCGCGAACGGCCGATCGTATCTCAAGCAGATTGAGACGGAGAGCGGCATCTGGTTCCGCGACACCCGCCGCGCCGCAAACCATCGCCGTGCATTGGTCGACTGGCCGACACCGGAAGGCCTAACCGGTCAGCTTGAAGTCGATCAGGATGCTGCCGACGCCGCCCTGCAAGCGCAGCCATTTGAGTTCGGATTTCCGCTCCGCCATTATCAGGAAAGCGCGATCCGCTCGATAGAAGCAGCCTTGTCTGCCGAGCAACGCGCCGTGCTGGTCGCGATGGCGACGGGCACCGGAAAGACTAAGCTCGCCATCGCCATGTTGTACCGTTTGCTGTCAGCCAAGCGGTTCCGGCGCATCTGCTTCGTCGTCGATCGCAGCGCCCTTGGTGATCAGACGGAGGGAGAGTTTTCGACCACCAAGGTCGTCTCCGGTAAGACATTCTCGGAAATCTTCGGCCTCAAGGGGCTTGGCGACGTCACACCCGATGTGGAAACCAAAGTCCACATCTGTACGATCCAAGGCTTGGTGAAGCGCGTGCTGTTCGCTGCTGATGCAGCATCCGTGCCACCCGTTGACCAATATGACCTGATGGTCATCGACGAATGCCATCGCGGCTATCTGCTTGATCGGGAAATGTCCGACGCCGAACTCAGTTTCCGGGGGCAGGACGATTACATCTCCAAATATCGCCGCGTACTAGACTATTTCGATGCGGTAAAGATCGGCCTGACCGCCACGCCTGCGCTCCATACCACCGATATTTTCGGCGATCCGGTCTTCACCTATTCCTATCGCGAGGCGGTGGTCGATGGGTTCCTAATCGACCATGAGCCGCCGATCCGCATCGAAACCGCGCTGGCGCGTGCCGGTATTAAGTTCGAGAAGAATGAGGAGCTGGAGCGGCTCAACACCCGGACGGGCGAAGTCGATCTGGCTCATGCGCCAGACGAAATCCGTTTCGAGGTCGAGGCATTCAACCGGCAGGTCATTACGCCGGAGTTCAATCGCGTCGTCGCGGAGGAGCTGACGCGGCACATTGATCCGGCGCTACCCGGCAAAACGCTGATCTTCGCCGCCACCGATGCCCATGCGGACATGGTGGTCAGCGCCATCAAGACCGCATTCGCCGAGGCCTATGGCGACATTGATGACGCAGCTGTGAAGAAAATCACCGGCAGCGTGGACAAGGTGAAAAACTGGATTCGCTCGTTCCGCAATGATGCCAATCCGCAAATCGTAGTGACGGTCGATCTGCTCACCACCGGCATCGACGTGCCGAAGATCACAAACCTCGTGTTCCTGCGCCGGGTGAACAGCCGCATCCTGTATGAACAGATGATCGGCCGTGCGACGCGCCAGTGTCCGGAAATAGGCAAAGAGGTTTTTCGGATTTTCGACGCCGTCGATCTCTATCCGCATCTCCAGAACATGACCGACATGAAGCCTGTCGTCGTCAACCCATCGATCAGCTTCGCCCAGCTTGTCCGGGAAATGACGGAAGCCGAAAGCGATGAACAGCGGGACGCCATTCGCGAACAGCTCGCAGTGAAGCTGCGCCGCCGGATCAAGAAGCTGACCGACGAGGCAAGGCAGCAGTTCGAGGCCGAAGCGGGTGAAACGCCGGAGGCTATGCTGCAACGGGTCGTTTCCGGCGATGCACCGGGCCTTGCCGCATGGCTGAAGGACCGCGCCGCGATCGGCCCGATCCTCGATTTGCAGGGTGATGGCGATAATCCCGTCTATGTCCCGATTTCCAGGCACGCGGATCGGGTCGTCGATGTGTCGCGCGGTTATGGGAGTGCCGCGAAGCCAGAGGATTTTCTGGACAGTTTCGCCGCCTTCGTGCGCGACAATATCAACACGATTGCCGCGCTGAAACTCGTCGTGCAGCGCCCCCGCGATCTGACCCGCGCCGATCTGAAAGCATTGCGCCTTGCTCTCGACTCCAAGGGCTTTTCCGACGCCAATCTGCGCCGCGCCTGGGCCGATGCGCGCAACGAGGAAATCGCCGCCTCGGTCATCGGCTTCGTCCGTCAGGCCGCGCTGGGCGATGCCCTGATTCCATATGAAGACCGCGTGCGGGACGCGATGCGTGCGATCATGGCGAGCCGTGCATGGACAGATCCGCAGAAACGCTGGCTCAAGCGGATCGGCGAACAGATTGAAAAAGAAATCGTGGTGGATCGCGCCGCCATCGACAAGGAGCCGTTCATCGCCGATGGCGGCTTCAATCGCCTTAATAAAGTGTTTGGCGGGGAGCTGGAAAGCATCCTCGCTGGGATTAATGAAGAGTTGTGGAAGAAGACCGCGTAA
- a CDS encoding N-6 DNA methylase has product MKTTTDIVAKLWGLCNVLRDDGVTYNEYVTELTYLLFLKMLEETGKEARLPEGWRWGLLAQREGMEQLDYYKAMLLELGKAKDKLVSAIFLDAQTRLRKPTNLKALTSNIDQLDWFSAREEGLGNLYEGLLEKNAADKKSGAGQYFTPRPLIDCIVRLMKPQPGEVIQDPAGGTAGFLVAADRYIKDHTDDLYTLTEQQAFFQRHNALSGAELVPDTHRLSIMNLLLHGIEGGMENIDTLSPDGEALPKANLILTNPPFGTKKGGGRPTRSDFSITADTSNKQLAFVEHIVRALALGGRAAVVIPDNVLFEDNTGRRLRTWLMDLCDLHTILRLPTGIFYAQGVKTNVLFFRRGKSDKGNTKAVWVYDMRANMPAYGKTRPLTVADFADFEAAYGADSNGKAERQDQGEDSRWRKFDRAAITHRNDNLDISWLRGTEAEAEEALTEPEDIAAAIIGHLKAALEEIETLSEELEPDSVEEAAAIAEAAE; this is encoded by the coding sequence ATGAAAACTACCACTGATATCGTCGCCAAGCTCTGGGGCCTGTGCAACGTCCTGCGCGACGATGGCGTCACCTATAACGAATATGTGACGGAACTGACCTACCTGCTGTTCCTCAAGATGCTAGAGGAAACAGGCAAGGAGGCGCGATTGCCGGAAGGGTGGCGCTGGGGCCTGCTCGCCCAGCGCGAGGGCATGGAACAGCTAGATTATTACAAGGCGATGCTGCTCGAACTCGGCAAGGCGAAGGACAAGCTGGTCAGCGCGATTTTCCTCGACGCCCAGACCCGCCTGCGCAAGCCGACCAACCTCAAGGCGCTGACCTCCAACATCGATCAGCTCGACTGGTTTTCCGCCCGTGAAGAGGGGCTGGGCAACCTTTATGAAGGCCTGTTGGAAAAGAACGCGGCCGACAAGAAATCCGGCGCCGGGCAATATTTCACGCCCCGCCCGCTGATCGACTGCATCGTGCGCCTGATGAAGCCCCAGCCGGGAGAAGTGATCCAGGACCCGGCAGGAGGAACGGCGGGCTTCCTCGTCGCTGCCGATCGCTACATCAAGGATCACACAGACGACCTCTACACGCTGACCGAGCAACAGGCCTTCTTCCAGCGGCACAACGCCCTCTCTGGTGCAGAACTCGTGCCGGACACCCATCGCCTGAGCATAATGAACCTACTGCTGCACGGTATCGAAGGCGGGATGGAGAATATCGACACGTTGTCACCCGATGGCGAGGCGCTGCCCAAGGCCAATCTGATCCTGACTAATCCGCCCTTCGGCACCAAGAAGGGCGGAGGCCGTCCGACCCGCTCCGATTTCTCGATCACGGCGGATACGTCGAACAAGCAACTTGCCTTCGTCGAACATATCGTGCGTGCACTGGCCCTCGGCGGGCGTGCCGCCGTGGTCATCCCCGATAACGTGTTGTTTGAGGATAACACCGGCCGCCGCCTGCGCACTTGGCTGATGGACCTGTGCGACCTGCACACCATCCTGCGACTGCCGACCGGCATTTTCTATGCGCAGGGCGTCAAGACCAACGTGCTGTTCTTTCGACGGGGCAAGAGCGACAAGGGCAATACCAAGGCCGTCTGGGTCTATGACATGCGGGCGAACATGCCGGCCTATGGCAAGACCCGCCCGCTGACCGTCGCCGACTTCGCGGATTTCGAGGCGGCCTATGGCGCTGATTCCAATGGCAAAGCCGAGCGGCAGGATCAGGGCGAAGACAGCCGGTGGCGCAAGTTCGACCGTGCCGCCATTACCCACCGCAACGACAATCTCGACATAAGCTGGCTTCGCGGTACCGAAGCGGAAGCGGAAGAAGCGCTGACGGAGCCGGAAGACATTGCCGCCGCTATCATTGGCCATTTGAAAGCGGCGCTGGAGGAGATCGAAACGCTGTCGGAGGAGTTGGAGCCGGACAGCGTTGAGGAAGCCGCTGCCATTGCGGAGGCAGCCGAATGA
- a CDS encoding restriction endonuclease subunit S: MSNLPEGWADARLHDVCELINGRAYKQDELLDKGRYPVLRVGNFFSNRHWYYSDLDLDRDKYCDSGDLLYAWSASFGPRIWDGGKVIFHYHIWKTRPVDALIEKRFLYHWFEWDKENIKSDHGTGSTMIHVTKGDMEARRFALPPLPEQRRIVAKMDSLIGKSKRARDHLEHIPRLVEKYKQAIVAAAFRGNWPSIQVGEIIRAVVGGKNLRCEERPPLEHERGVVKVSAVSWGAFDAQASKTLPISFTPPENTRIGAGDLLISRANTLELVGAVVIVAEDPSNLFLSDKVLRLDVKDDDKPWLMWFLRSPDGRAAIEASATGNQLSMRNLSQSALRAIELPWPPAEERRQIVSKIETAFRWIDRLTTDATSARKLIDHLDQAVLAKAFKGELVPQDPSDEPASVPLERIRTERAAAPKGKRGRTKAA; the protein is encoded by the coding sequence ATGAGTAATTTGCCGGAAGGGTGGGCAGATGCCCGCCTTCATGACGTTTGTGAACTCATAAACGGTCGCGCGTATAAGCAAGATGAACTGCTTGATAAGGGAAGGTATCCTGTTCTCCGCGTTGGAAACTTTTTTTCCAATAGGCACTGGTATTATTCCGATCTAGACCTCGATCGCGACAAATATTGTGACAGTGGCGACCTGCTGTATGCGTGGTCTGCCTCGTTCGGCCCTCGGATATGGGATGGCGGAAAGGTTATCTTTCACTACCATATCTGGAAAACGCGGCCAGTTGATGCGCTTATCGAAAAGCGTTTTCTCTACCACTGGTTCGAATGGGATAAAGAGAATATCAAGTCCGATCACGGCACTGGGTCGACGATGATCCACGTGACTAAAGGTGATATGGAAGCGCGTAGATTTGCCCTTCCGCCATTACCCGAACAGCGGCGGATCGTGGCGAAGATGGACAGCCTTATCGGCAAATCCAAACGCGCCCGTGACCATCTCGAGCACATCCCCCGCCTCGTCGAGAAATACAAACAGGCCATCGTCGCCGCCGCTTTTCGGGGCAATTGGCCATCTATACAGGTTGGCGAAATCATCCGCGCCGTTGTGGGGGGCAAAAACCTGCGCTGCGAGGAACGTCCGCCACTAGAACATGAACGCGGTGTCGTGAAGGTCAGCGCCGTAAGTTGGGGGGCTTTCGATGCGCAAGCGAGCAAAACCCTTCCAATTAGCTTCACGCCACCCGAAAACACCCGAATTGGGGCTGGGGATTTACTCATATCACGCGCAAACACGCTGGAACTGGTCGGAGCGGTGGTGATTGTGGCGGAAGACCCATCAAACCTTTTTCTCAGCGATAAGGTGCTGCGACTGGACGTTAAGGACGACGACAAACCATGGCTGATGTGGTTCTTGCGCTCTCCTGATGGGCGCGCAGCTATCGAAGCGAGCGCGACAGGCAATCAACTCTCAATGCGTAATCTGAGCCAGTCTGCGCTGAGAGCCATTGAATTGCCGTGGCCGCCCGCTGAGGAACGGCGGCAAATCGTCAGCAAAATTGAAACAGCCTTCCGTTGGATCGATCGCCTCACCACCGACGCCACGAGCGCACGCAAACTGATTGACCACCTCGACCAAGCCGTACTCGCCAAGGCGTTCAAGGGCGAACTAGTGCCGCAAGACCCGTCCGACGAGCCCGCTAGCGTCCCGCTCGAACGCATCAGGACTGAACGCGCTGCTGCGCCGAAGGGAAAGCGCGGTCGCACGAAGGCGGCCTGA
- a CDS encoding restriction endonuclease gives MAIPDYQTLMLPVLRLAATGEQRVADTAERIADDLGLTPAEREEMLPSGRQRLLHNRIHWAKFYMSKAGLVALPKRGRFIATDAGRALLASNPARIGVNELKDYEGFREFYSAQKSADDDAPSAAIVPSAETGTPEEQIELAYQAVQSALRAELLERIIQNSPAFFEQLIVDLLIAMGYGGSHKNAATQLGRSGDGGVDGVINEDRLGLDRVYVQAKRYADTTVGRPDVQAFVGSLVGHGATKGVFVTTSTFSSQARDYVKHLAQRVILIDGDRLTDLMIEYGVGVRVGRRIEFKRLDEDFFAEE, from the coding sequence ATGGCGATTCCCGATTACCAAACATTGATGCTGCCGGTCCTGCGCCTCGCCGCCACCGGCGAACAGCGCGTGGCCGACACCGCCGAACGCATCGCTGACGATCTCGGCCTCACTCCCGCCGAACGCGAAGAGATGCTGCCCAGTGGGCGGCAACGCCTGCTCCACAACCGCATCCATTGGGCAAAATTCTACATGTCCAAGGCCGGCCTTGTCGCCTTGCCGAAACGCGGGCGCTTCATCGCGACCGATGCGGGCCGGGCGCTGCTGGCATCCAATCCCGCGCGGATCGGCGTGAACGAGCTGAAGGACTATGAGGGCTTCCGCGAATTTTACAGCGCGCAGAAATCGGCCGATGACGATGCCCCGTCCGCTGCCATCGTCCCGTCAGCCGAAACCGGAACGCCTGAGGAGCAGATTGAGTTGGCCTATCAGGCCGTGCAATCAGCCCTTCGCGCGGAACTGCTGGAACGCATCATCCAGAACAGCCCGGCCTTTTTCGAGCAACTGATCGTCGATCTGCTGATCGCCATGGGGTATGGCGGATCGCACAAAAACGCGGCCACCCAGCTCGGCCGTTCGGGTGACGGCGGCGTCGATGGCGTCATCAACGAAGACAGGCTGGGTCTGGACCGGGTCTATGTGCAGGCCAAACGCTATGCCGACACGACAGTTGGCCGCCCCGATGTGCAGGCCTTCGTCGGCAGCCTTGTCGGCCACGGCGCCACTAAGGGCGTGTTCGTCACCACCTCCACCTTCAGCAGCCAGGCGCGCGACTATGTCAAACATCTCGCTCAGCGCGTGATCCTGATCGACGGCGATCGGCTGACCGATCTGATGATCGAATATGGCGTTGGCGTCCGCGTCGGCCGTAGGATCGAGTTCAAGCGGCTAGATGAGGATTTCTTCGCGGAAGAATAG